ccacccctagtttcTACTGTGATGGATACTAGAATGTAAGTTAATAAATTGGTTTATGGGATTTTTGGTGCTTAAATTTTCCTGCAATGTTGATTGTCCtacttataatttatttaacagATACTAATGTGACATTTTGTTCTTGCAGAGGCTGAGTTCAAAAATCAACTATGATGCTTTGgataaattaaatgaagaGCTTGTAAGCATCTTTTATGTGTCTTATTTTAGAATCAATTTTGCTTTATTCATGCTTTGCAAATCCCATATAAAGTTCTGTCAACATCCAAGGTCTCGTTAACTGATGCACAGACTACAAGCGACTAAAAGCGAATCAAATCTAATGGCACGTTTAATTTCGATTGTCAAATGATGTTACTtgttcaatatattttttgtttccttaatGTCTGGTTAGTGTGCAGACACCAAATTCCTGTTTAATGGAATAAAGGTATATACAAGTGTCACAAACCATGGCAAGATAGAACTTAATACGTAAAAGAATGATCAATTGTGCAGGTTGTTTACTTATTGGGCAATTAACGAGAgacttaaaaaaataggaaaatctTTCATCTTTTTACATGgttaatagttttttttgcCATGCAATGTAGTTCCTAGTTAGAATCCTGGTAGGTTTTAGAGAATAGAGGTGTCTTTCTGCGAGTAATTGCTAgaacttctaattttttttccccatgtGTAAAATCAGGGTTATGCACCTGCATTCAAAGAAGGCACAAAGTCTAATTGTGGCAGTCATGGTGATATGCAACTGTCAAATGAGAATAACAGTTTTGAAGGTAgccatgatgatgatgattttgagcATGAAAGTAATGGATACAGTGAAGAGGCTGAAGCCAGGTATGTAAGACGATTTATTGTCTCAGCCCATAAAAGATGATCTTCTAATCCCAAGAGGATTCGAATTTTGGTTTGATCAGGAAATAGAACTCAATCCTTATGAGATAATACTTGTACAAAGCTTATTAAAGTTAAACACAAGTATTATCAGGATTCCTAATATAACATGGATTGAAACAAACCTATTCTAATGCAAAAAGAACACTCAAACGCTTCTTGATAGGCAAAGCTTTATGAGTGATGCACATATAAATAGAGGTCGCTCCCCTTGCAGCAAACACCCTCTCAAATCAGATCTCACCCTAtctaagagaaagagaaactaAAGTGCTGCATAGGGTAGAAGACTCTCTAGACGAAATCAAGATACTCTACTGCTACAATGGCTGAACAAGGTTAGTATTATTGTATAAAGCTTTAGTAAAGACTTAcatgtggtatcagagctctagGCTTTTGTCCTTTAATCTAACCATTTGATCATAAGCTATAAAAGTATGCagtttttccttgttttaaaaatcttAACCGTTAAAAGCATAAGGTTATCTCTGCTCATCAAGTTTTGACCAATAATTTGAAAACTGCTATGCGGAATGAGTAAGCCACAGCTGCTCAGGCTATGTAGGAGTTCTTGAATTTGACAGTTTGGTCAGAAAATTGCATCAGTGTTTGTAGCCTTCTATATGATTCTCCATCCACAGGtggaaattttacagattgatCACCACTGATGGAACAATCTGGAGAGTTAGTTGCACTGGCTTGTAAGTATCTTTACATCCATAGATGTGAGTTACTTGCGCAGGAAGCCTGTATAGTTAAccgtttagggttttggaacACGTTAAACTTAAACCCACATGTATAAGTTGACATGTTTAAGTAAAGATTTAGGGacaattttgtttaatttgtacTGCAAATTTTACAATGAATCACAACTCCATCGAAACCTTGACTGGATCGAATTATAGCAAGTGGAAATAGGATCTGGAAATATCTTTAGGCTTTCTGGATTACGATTTTGTGCTCAAAGAGAAACCTCCTCAAGAACCAGCTGCAGATGCTTCTGCTGAAACAAAGACTAAGTTTGCCAACTGGGAAAAGGCAAACAAGATGGCTATGTTAATCATGCAAAGGGCTATGTCTTCATCAGTGAAAGGAAGTATTCCTAAATCTAAGAATGCACAGCAATACTATGAGGCAATTGCACAGAGGTTTAAGGAATCCGAAAAAGCTGTCAAGAGTACCTTGCTGAATCAATTGATTGATATGAAATATGATGGGCAAGGTTATGTGAGAGCTCATATCATGAACTTGATTGACTTAGGGCCAAAACTACAGGAATTGGATATGACAGTAGATGAAGATATGATGGTCCATTTTGCACTAAATTCATTGCCTAAAGAATTTAAATCTCTCAAGGAAACCTACATTGCTCAGAAGGAATCATAGCTCAGTATACCAATCCAGGTACACCTCagcaaaatataatttcagaaagaagaaataggACCTTGAAAGACATGATAAGAAGCATGATGAGCTGTACAAATTTACCAATTTTTCTTTGGGGAGAAGCCTTAAAAACAGCAAATTACATTCTAAATAGAACTCCAACCAAAAGCATAAATAGAATCCCCTATGAAGTTTGGAATGGAAGGAAGCCTAGCATTAAACATCTGCAAGTATGGGGTTGTAAAGCAGAAGCAAAACCTTACAATCCTGTAGAAAAGAAGTTGGATCCAAAAACCATAAGTGGTTATTTTGTTGGCTATCCTGAAAGAACAAAGGGATATATATTTGATTGCCCCAAACACACTACCAGATTCATAGAAACCTCAAGAGCAGTCTTTATAGAAACTGACCAAGAAATAGATGAGGAGGAAAGTTTCAGTTTTGAAGAAATAACCTTGAACCATGACATGCCACAGATTTCGAATGAAGATATTGTCAGACTACCTCAAATTGATTCAAGCAATACTCAGCTGGTACACACTGATGAGATCAATACAAATGGACTTGAAACTGCAGAACCAATGGAATTAAATGACGATCAAGCACTGCCAGCAGAAAACCAAGTCATGGCTCAAGCACCTGAAGTAGAAAATCCAGAACCTAACGTGGAACTAAGAAGATCACAAAGGCAAAGAAAACCTGCTTTAGGAGATGATTATTTTGTGTACTTGCAGGGAGCAGAACATGATGTGAATATCATAGAAGATCCTGCAACCTTCAAACAGGCCATGACAagtgaaaagagagaaaactgGTTTGCAGCAATGAAATCAGAACTGAATCCAATGGAGAAAAATGGAGTCTGGAAGCTTGTAACTTTACCCCAAGGTTGCAAACCAATTGGTTGTAAGTGGGTATATAAAACGAAATTGGACTCAAAAGGACAGATAGACAGGTATAAGGCAAGGTTGGTTGCAAAGGGATTCACacagaaagaagaaatagaTTTTAATGAGACTTTCTCACCAGTCTCAACCAAAGATTCATTAAGGGTTATTATTGCCCTTGTAGCACATTTTGACCTCCACTTGCACCAGATGGATGTCAAAACAGCTTTTctaaatggagatttggaAGAAGACATATACATGGTACAACCTGAAGGTTTTGTTCAAGAAGGGGGAAAAAGTTTGGTCTGCAAGCTATGCAAATCAATCTATGGATTAAAACAAGCCTTTAGACAGTGGTACCTAAAGTTCAATAAGGTAGTGAaagattttggttttgttgagaATGTTTTAGATGAATGCATATACATGAAGATGAGTGGGagacatttcattatactagTTCTGTATGTGGATGACATTCTACTAGCATGCACAAACCTCACCATGCTACATGACTGCAAGAATTTCCTATCTAAGAACTTTGAAATGACTAATCTAGCTGAGGCATCATATGTTTTAGGCATAGATATAAGCAGAGATCGAAAGAATGGGGTACTTGGACTATCACAAAAATCCTACATAGAAAAGGTGCTCAAGAGATTCAATATGCAAAACTGCACAGGAAGTGACATTTCTATCTCAGAAGGGGATAAACTGAGCACTGAACAAGCACCTGAGACTGAGCAAGAAAAGCTGGAAATGGTTGATAAACCATATGCTTCACTAGTTGGAAGCTTAATGTATGCGCAGGTTGGTACCAGACCTGACTTGGCCTTTGCAGTCAGTGTGCTAGGAAGATTTCAGTCTAATCCTGGACAAGCTCACTGGATTGCAGGGAAAAGAGTGTTAAGATATTTGCAAAGGACAAAAGATTACAAGCTGACATTCAAAAGAAGTGATACACTGGAATTACAAGGTTATGCAGATGCTGATTTTGCAGGATGTCAAGACTCCTTAAAATCTACATCAGGTTTTGTGTTTATGTTTGGCGGAGGTGCAGTGTCGTGGAGAAGTGTAAAACAACCTCTGACAGCAGGTTCAACTATGTTTGCTGAGTTTCTAGCATGCTATGAAGCTACCTCTCAAGCCATATGGTTAAGAAATTTCATCATCAGCTTGAATGTGGTTGAATCAATACACAGACCAATTCAAATATGGAATGACAACAATGCAGCAGTTTTGTTtgcaaaaggaaacaaaagaacaaagggTTCGAGACTGTTGGATGTCAAGTTCATAATAATGAAGGAGAAAATTGCTCAAGGCTATACTAATATAAGTCATATCAGTACAGACAGAATGATTGCAGACCCTCTCACAAAAGGAATCCCAAATGCAGTGTTTCACAGGCATGTTATGAGCATGGGATTAAGGAATGATTTGAATGCTTAAATCAGTGGGAGCCTTGTTAAGTTTTGAGTAGTTTTCTGTTATAGCCTTAATTCACAGTTGGTTATGGTTTTCGAtggatgtttattttattttgtgattcAGAAATGAAGTTTTCTCATTAAAACAGTTTACATGCTTAAatgttatatatgtatatgcttATAAATACTTGAATGAATTAAGCAGAAAGCTAGCTAAAGATATCTGCATACGGTTTTCATTCATGACAGGATATCATTTTAAAAGTGATAAGACCTTAGTAGTCAAATTAAGGGACATTGAATGAACATGTTCATAAAGCTTTACAGTAGaacatgtttatttttctgtttaatcTTGATTGAAGCTTATGTGGTTTTAAAGAATGATTAATGTAATTATAAAGATCCTGGAGCATTAGATATCCAGTGAAGTCTTGATGGTTCCTTTTCATTCTTTAAAATTGACAATTGCTTGATGGAATCAGTTTGAGTTATATTTCACAAAGGCCTTAAGTGATCAACACAAAACTTTGGGATTAATCGATCAAGTGGGAGAATGTAAGACGATTTATTGTCTCAGCCCATAAAAGATGATCTTCTAATCCCAAGAGGATTCGAGTTTTGGTTTGATCAGGAAATAGGACTCAATCCTTATGAGATAATACTTGTACAAAGCTTATTAAAGTTAAACACAAGTATTATCAGGATTCCTAATATAACATGGATTGAAACAAACCTATTCTAATGCAAAAAGGACACTCAAACGCTTCTTGATAGGCAAAGCTTTATGAGTGATGCACATATAAATAGAGGTCCCTCCCCTTGCAGCAAATACTCTCTCAAATCAGATCTCACCCTATTTAATAGAAAGAGAAACTAAAGTGCTGCATAGGGTAGAAGACTCTCTAGACGAAATCAAGATACTCTACTGCTACAATGGCTGAACAAGGTTAGTATTATTGTATAAAGCTTTAGTAAAGACTTACAAGATAAGGCCATGATGATGATACATATGTTGCAAATGACGAACATAATGGATGCAACTATGATGACGAATACAATTACGATGAGGAACGcgattttgatgaattatgaCTCAAATAGtcaattcttttttcatgattCAGTTGTATCATGTTACAATCAAAAGGTTAAGCAATTAAAacttatggtttttttttttttttaacttttttgaaTTGGTATCAGTCTGAGGAGCGATGCAATTGAGCATAGCTTGCATGTCAAACTATGTGAACTATAATCATGAGCACAAATTTGTAAATCGAAACACTGAATGGTTGGTTCCAAGCTGTCCACACTTTATTTAGTGTAGAGAGAAGCACCAGTGACAACAATATTTCCCCAACATTGACAACACCAAAAGACTTCTCAATATTATATACGAGTCTGATGAAAATTTGACCATTGGTTTGTATCTCAAACtgtgaatttatataattcAGTTAAATTTATTCAATGTCGAAAAATCTTTACATAGGAACACAGACTGAATTGTCTCGGTTCCAACTTCCAAGTTGTTCAGATTTTGCTAGCGAGAGCAAGGTACTTGGTATGATGGCCCTGAgcatgtcttcttcttccttaacTCAACACTGGCAACATCAACAGCCTTCTAAACTCGTAAAGCCTTGGCCTCAATCTCAACTTCCTAACTAGGCTAAGCATAAGCTCCACCATGCATGAAATTGCCTCCTTTCAGTAAACGAGGGGGTACTTTGAAGGAGCAAACAATACGACCGGGTTCAAGGAGATCAACTTTAATGCCTTCCATGATAAAGGACTCAAAGAACTTGTCCTGCAGCCCATCCATTGTCATTGCCATTTCACCTTATTTCTCCAAGAACTTCTTCACTGTCTCCATACTTGTTTCCTCATTTCTCCAGAAGCCTTAGCCATCAGAGAAACAACAGATAGAAGAGTCACATTCAACATCAAGGGTCCTATAATACCCTTAGCCCAAGGCATTTGCAAACCTCTAAGGAGACTCCATAACTCACCCTCTGAAGGAAACATGcacttaaatttaaaattatggaTTTTAAGCTACAACATAAATGaatcaaacattcaaagaGGCGGAAGTGACTTTTAGATCTTATTAAGCCTAATGCTAATAAATTCCAAGTATCTTTCTAGGTCTAATCTCACTTATgcacaaaagaaagggaggaAAGGATGAGACTTTCTTATCCTTGAAGCTCTCTTGGATGGTCTCCAAGTTTTCACCATTGGAAAGACCTTCTTCCTTGTTGCTTGCTTCATAGAGTCTTCACAAGGTACCAAAGTAGATACCCTCTGGTTCATACACACAAACGTAGTGtaagagatgaagaagatgaccaAGAGGAGGTAAGGTGCTAGCCCTCTCCTCTTGGTGCCTGGTTCTAGCATGGTAGAGTGGAGATTTCTCTCCTCTCAAACCCACTCCAAAGTTGGATTCTTCAAACCCTAGAAAGAAAACGGTCTAAGTGTGGCTTATATAAGCCAATACAAAAGATGAAGCAAAATCCCAtccttgtattttggccataGTGTTTCTTGAGCTCATTTAACTTATGTTGTCATAAAAAACATATTCTCTTGGGctcatttaatttcaatttttttagatcttgaaaatagtttggagttcaataccaaacaagtttatCATCTTAAAATCACTCTTTGAAAACTCATGTTTTTAACAAGAATcatagtttttgaatttaccTTTTTAAGTAGGATACTaaattgtaagatcccacatcaaccaacgaagagggggtgatgtgccttatatgtgcacacccgcatccatctagcacgaggccttttgggagctcactggcttcggagtcgtagaaactccgaagttaagcaagttgggggccagagcaatcccaggatgggtgacccactgggaagttgctcgtgagctcccagaaacaaaaccgtgaggatAGAtagggggcccaaagcggataatatcgtgctacggcggagccgatcccgggatgtgacaatttggtatcagagccactttTCCGTGTGGtacgagtgtgccgacgaggacgtcgggcccttaagggggaTGGATTGTaggatcccacatcaaccaacggagagggggtgatgtgccttatatgtgcacacccgcatccatctagcacaaggccttttgggagctcactggcttcggagtcgtaggaactccgaagtacccactgggaagttgctcgtgagctcccagaaacaaaactttgagggcagagagggggtccaaagcggacaatatcgtgctacggcggagccgatcccgggatgtgacaatttggtatcagagtcactctgccgtgtggtgcgagtgtgccgacgaggacgtcgggcacTTAAGgagggtggattgtaagatcccacatcaaccaacggagagggggtgatgtgccttatatgtgcacacccgcatccatctagcacgaggccttttgggagctcattaGCTTCgaagtcgtaggaactccgaagttaagcgagttaggagccagagcaatcccaggatgggtaacccactgggaagttgctcgtgagctcccagaaacaaaaccgtgagggcagagaggggggcccaaagcggacaatatcgtgctacaacggagccgatcccgggatgtgacataAATAGGGCTTAAAGCTCCCAAAATATTAAGGCTTATTTTATGACATGCCCCCTGAAAGTGTATTTGAGTCTCCCCTTGTCCCTTGAAACTCATTTTGTGTCactttactctttttttcacATGTATTTGTCTCACTTTGTTTAGATTCCCGCGAGGCCAACAAATTCCGgtcaaaatattaattaaaaattaaaaaatcaattaatatacattatgttttaaatatttaatcttatttttaattgaatttttaatttttttgatcCTAAGTTATTGGCCTCACCGAAATCGAGGCAGAGTAAGGCAAATATGTGTGGAAAAGGAAGTACAGTGAGACAAAATGAGTTTCAAGGGCAAGGACGGATCGAGGAATGTGggctaatatttttcttggcTTTGGAGACTccaagtaaaataataataataataataataataataataataataataataataataataatataatagcatttaaaatatttcaaaaccagaaagtaacaaataaaataataaaataacatctttaagaaaaaaaatgaagcaaaGTGAGGCAAATACTACCCAGCTAGAAGAAGCGATGCAAATGCAATTCAACAGAAGCAATCCAAACTACAGAGGGGCCAGACCAGCCATTATTTAACCTCAAGCCTTGGAGTTTAAACTTCAAAACCACTTAATTAGTTGGTACTTGTAAAATCCAAAGAAGAGGGGTTTGCAGTTTATTTTGGCAAAAAAGGAAAGGGGGTTTACGGCTACTAGCTAGGGAACATATtgcatgaaaaaaatattaaaatttcatattGGTAGACATTAAATATTtcccattttgtttttatagtaatttattattactACCATGTTATTTGTTCCAAAAGCAgtcataaataatttttttttttatagtcaAAAGAGGTGAGctaatattaaacaaaaaaccatCACAGGCTAGAAGACAAAGAGATTGTGGGTTAATATTTTTTGGAGTAGGATTAGCTTATAAAATTTGTACTAAGTTTAGTATTTTAACAAATTTACACCATACTAGAGCCCAGCCTAGCCTGTACATGGATCTGTTCTTATTCAGAGGGCAAAGTGAGACTCAAATACATTTTCAGggggtataaaaaaaaaagacaaatattaatacaaagagagaaaatggaaTGGGAAagtcaataaaaaattaattacaatgtataattatattttaaaaaaatatatgaaaaattagtttgtttaattttagcCATTCATTGTACTCTAATCTAATGGTTGAAAACTTGTgtcaaataaaagaagaataattatatagtaaaagaataattttgttaaaaaaatcgATTCTATGATGACGTTATTAATAGTAGGGCTCAGTTTCCACATCATCAAACTGCTCGGAATTCATCATCCTtgacaatttgacattttgtcGTCCAAAATATCCAATAAGGCCTTGTTTCTTTATTGCTGATTCAAAGACATTCGAATATcttaaacgtatagccgcgcagctCTTCCACACGAACACGAAGCTTGCACTCGCAGAGTACGGAACTTGCACTCGCAGTCAAGCCATTTCGCTTCTCTATCAACTCAAgcttcaatttgttttctttggtttcGGCTGCTTCGTCCTCCGGGTTCGGCAACGAAAAAAGACCCAACCCGCCTAGCTgccgcctagccgcctagcgcTCGCCTAGATACCGCCTAGCAaccgcctagccgcctagccgcctagcgcTCGCCTAGATACCGCCTAGCAaccgcctagccgcctagcgcccgcctagcTACCGCCTAGCCGCCTCGCGCCTTCCCAGAGACAGCCTAGTCTCCTTGAGCCTGCCTAGCGACCGCCGAGCCACCTAGCCTCCCGCCTACGCCGATTTTTCGAACACTGAGATTGACTGAAAGTCTGAAACAACAATGGCCTCTTTCAGCGtcctttggcttctttttgCAGTCTATGCTTTCTCAGCTGCTTCTGGTTTCATGTGTCCATGGCTCAAAATGCTACTACCGATCCATCCGAAGGTACTAGCCATCTTTCAGGTATAGCATAAATATGTTATTGATGTGTACGCAATGATTGAATTGAGAATGCAGTGACGGCCTTGATCTCAATATTCAAGCAATGGGACATGCAAGCCCTGCCTATCAGTGGAGGAGAGCAATGCATTGGATTTGCCATCAATGGAAGCGAGTTTGAAAAGCCAGAGAATAATCCAGCCATCACTTGTGACTGTACTTACGACAAAAATACTACCTGCCACATTACCAAACTGTATGTTATTAccctcccctctctctctctctctctctctctctccatattCTTTAGTCTTGTGTTGTTGACTGTAGCAAAtcaattaattttcaagtttagAAAACTAAGCAGAACATTGCATTTTGTCAcgaatattttttatactcaGAGATTAATAGCTGGTCATTGCATTTTGTTTCAATTCTTGTAGGAAACTTGATCTGAACTATTTCACCGGTCCACTACCAGCATTCATCGGCAATATGTCTGCGTTGACAGTATTGTAAGTAGTTAAACATAGACTCCCAAGTGAGTTATACCATATGGCCAAAGAAGCACATAGTACTATACATAAAATTACTCTGTTTTATCCTGAATTTTAAACGGGTGCTAATATCTTTAATTGATATTTCCATTCAGGTCAATTGCCCACAATTCATTCTCTGGGCCCATCCCCAAGGACCTTGGAAACCTTAAGGAGCTGACTATGCTGTAAGCAAAGACAACTGAGAAATGCTCTATTGGGACATGTTAAATATAGAATCCCCTATCATTTAATTCTATACCTCTTCAACATGACTTGTTGCAGGTCCTTTGGATCAAATAATTTCTCCGGAACACTCCCTTCAGAACTTGGTAGCTTAGTCAATCTCGGGCTATTGTGAGTGCTTCATTTAACTCATCGAATTTGAATCACATTTTGCAATGTGTAATTATTTTCTCGTAAAGGAGcgatttatttgttaattcatTATCGATGACCAAGGAATGCGTTTATCGTACGAAATTGGTAGCAATCAGTTTATTATTTTCACAGTTACATGGACAGCTGTGGACTAGGTGGCGAAATTCCTTCAACATTTGCTAAGctcatcaaaatgaaaatcctgcaagttttttgtttattcagTGCTTTGAGATTTCTATTCTGGGATGAGCTTACTATGAGTCaactttttgaattttagcTATGCATCAGACAATCCTTTCTTAGGAAAGATACCTTCTTTCATTGGGAATTGGAGAAAACTGACTTCTTTGTAATTATGGCAAACTTTTAACCTTCTGCAGTTTATGAAAGCAAATCTGCATGGCTGAGATGGGTCTTTTATTCACAAGCATCTCAAATGTTTTTGTAGGAGATTTCAAGGGAACTCTTTTGAAGGCCCAATACCAACCAGTTTTTCTCAACTGACTTCATTGAAATCTCTGTAAGGGCAAGTGCTTAAGACATtttatactctctctctctctctctcccccctccATTTACTGGGCATCATTTATGTTTGTGTATGATAATGAAGGCGAATCAGTCATATATATTATGTGAGCTCGTCTCTTGATTTCATAAGAAATTTGAAGAACTTAACTGATTTGTAAGTTAACACCTCATTCATTCATGCATTGTaatcaaactttgttttcatttcaaattgaaaatcttaCTCTATTTACTTGtccactaatttttttttttggtggtgtAACAGAGTTCTACGGAATACATTAATCAATGGTAGCATCCCTGCTGATTTTGGAGAATATCAACGTTTACAGATACTGTACGTTCCAGCAGATATATAAGCTTGAATCCCAAAGATAccaattaattttcttatCATTCTAATTGTTCCTTTAACTTATCACTCATGTTGCAGCAGGGATCTGGGTTTCAACAATTTAACAGGCGAACTCCCAAGTTCTTTGTTCAACATGAGTTCTCTTACATATTTGTAATAAGGCCTGCCTTCATTATTCCCCTTTTCTGTACTTATGCCATTGAATTTCCTGCTCAGAAACTTAGTCGTTCATCTgacctttttcttgtttctttgtttctttgtttgtttctttgttttttttttttttttctgggtgCCTCCTATAATTGATATGGCCAGATTTCTTGGAAACAATAGTCTGTCTGGACCTCTTCCAAGCCAAAAGAGCAATCAACGTCAAACTATGTAAGTCCTAATGTCATAAAAGTATGCTATATGTACTGGCAATGAAACTAGTActctgtgtgtgtgcgcgTGCATTCTGGCAGCCTTTTTCTTACTTAAATTCCTTTGAACTTTCATGCATTTTTGTGCCTTCTCATTCTGTATTGTTATGTGCAGAGATTTGTCTTACAAGTATTTCTCAGGAAGCTTTCCCCCATGGTTAACCACAATATCGCAACTGTATGTCTCCTTTTTATCTTTCACTTCCATTTTTATGGTCCAAATCACCTTCATTGTGCATATATAATACCACATGaatgaaattcaataaattagaAGGGATGGATTTGAAGTACTGATATGTTGTGATCTTGAACACGAAATTTTCATCTTCATATGTGGATTGATTAATGATTTTATGCAGGAATTTAGTGGTCAACAACTTCACATTTGACAGTTCAAACATAACTTGAGTTGAATCGaaatacccttttttttaGACGGATAGTTCAAACATAAAGTGATTGCTATTACACATTTGCACTTTAATGGATTCTTCCACTACagtttaattattataaataataattgttcTCTGTGTTTACAGTCTTCCTGGATTGAATTGCCTCCAGAGGAATTTTCCATGCAATCGAAATACCCCACGATGTAATCTTCTTCTATATTTCACtagcatttatttttttaatgcaagaTTATGTTACAGCAGTAGGCATTGCTTATCTCATTATGTATACATATTGTAGGAATGTCTTGATAA
Above is a window of Prunus persica cultivar Lovell chromosome G2, Prunus_persica_NCBIv2, whole genome shotgun sequence DNA encoding:
- the LOC18787416 gene encoding uncharacterized protein LOC18787416 — protein: MVICNCQMRITVLKVAMMMMILSMKVMDTVKRLKPGFLDYDFVLKEKPPQEPAADASAETKTKFANWEKANKMAMLIMQRAMSSSVKGSIPKSKNAQQYYEAIAQRFKESEKAVKSTLLNQLIDMKYDGQGYVRAHIMNLIDLGPKLQELDMTVDEDMMVHFALNSLPKEFKSLKETYIAQKES